From the genome of Pseudomonadota bacterium:
AATAATGCGCCAGTTGAACACTCTACCTGTCCTACAGGTCCTCGTCGTCCCACTCGTCCTCGCCTCGTCCTGTTCCGACGGCTCTGGCGGCGGCGACTCGGATTCAGACAGCGACATCGACGCCGACAGCGACACCGACAGCGACACCGATTCCGATACGGACACGGATACGGACACGGATACGGACACGGACACGGATGCCGACGCGGACGGTGGCACCGCCTGCCCGGAGGTGTGCAACGGCGGCTGCGCAGGCGACCTCTGCAACATCGATGATCCGCCGGGCCCGGTCACCTGCCCGACCGGCTGGCAGTGCGACATCGACTGCACGGCGGGCTCCTCGTGCGCGGGAGCGATCGAGTGCGGGGATGGTTCGTGCGACGTCGACTGCGCGGGGTCGGGCTCCTGCGGCGGGCCGTTCACCTGCGGCCCGGGCCCGTGCGCCATCGACTGCACCGGCTCCGGGGCGTGCGGCGGGGTGATCGATTGCTCCGCGTCGTGCGCCTGCAGCCTGTTCTGCACCGATTGCGTCGGCCTCGACTTCACCTGTCCGGATGGATGCAACGCGATGTACGGCTACGGATGCACCACGATGTTCACGGGCTGCTCCGACTGCTGAGCCCTGCCGGCTGGCCTATGCCTATGCACCGTTCGAGAGGCTCTGCCCGGCGTAGCGGTGGACAACCTCCAAGGCAACGGCTACGATCCGATCGTGACGTTTTCGGAGCGAGAGGAGCTGGTCCGGCTGGTGCGCGGCGCGGTAAACGCCGAGCGGATCGTGCTATTCGGCAGCACGGCGCGCGGCGACTCCCGGCCGGACAGCGACGTCGACATCCTCGTCGTGGCGAAGAGCGATCTGCCGCGGTTCCGCCGCGCCGCGCCGATCTACGCCGCGGTCGCCGACCTGCCGTTCGAGGTGGAGGCGCTCTGCTACACCCCCGACGAGGTCGCGGAGTGGTCGGGCGTTCCGGAGTCGCTGGTCGCGACGGCGATGCGGGAGGGCGTCGTCATCTATGAAGCAGAGGCGTGATCTCGTCGCCGGGTGGATGGCGAAGGCCGAGAGCGATCTGCGCGCGCTCGCCGCGTCGCTCTCCGCCGACGCGCTTGACGCCGCGTGCTTCCACGCCCAGCAGGCGGCGGAGAAGGCGCTGAAGGCGTACCTCATCCACGCCGGCGTCGAGTTCCCATTCACGCACAACCTGTCGAAGCTCGCGGCGCTGGTCGCGAGCATCGATCCCGCGCTGGCGCACCTGGCCGATGCGGTGCTGCCGCTGACGCCGTACGCGGTCGAGCTCCGGTACGACGCCGACTTCTGGCCGGATCGGGAGACGGCCGACGACGCGCGAGAGCGCGCCGAGCGCGTGGTCCGCGACATCGCAGCGAAGCTGGCGTGATGTTCTCTACTGCAGCTAGAAATCGGAAATTGGAAATCGGAAGGTTGCGACGCCTTGGCCAGACCGATCCCGGGGGGATTCTTCCGGACGGAAGCGAACGACACCGGGCGCGATTCGCTGCGCTGCTTTCAAGCGGGACGCGGTGGGCGTATCGTTCGGACCACAGGCGATCGACATGAGCGAAGAGAAATTCAGGTGGCCAGCCCCGCCTCCCGGGACTCTGACACCGTTAAACGAGGACTTCCTGGGCTCACCTGCGGAACAGGTGGAGATCGTCGAATGGTTCTGCCGACGGCGGGGAAAGAACACCGTCATTCCGACCACACGAGCGCTGGGACGGTGGATCGAGCGTATGTCACGAGCTCGGTACACGCAGGGGGACCCTTCCGAAGCTCCAGGCCTGCTTTCGGGAGAGCCTGCGGACGATCTAGCGATGTATGTGAAGATCGTTGACACGATTGAGTTCGACCACCTGACATGGGCAATCCGTGTAGTCGAGACGCGCTCGGAACCGGTCGTGATTGATCCGACGTACATCACGCGGGAATTGATCGGGTCAGATCTGGCGGACAACGATCAACGAGGCGGTCCAGTGATGCCGAGTGGAGTCGCCACGATCTGTCTTGCTGCTCGTCTACTCCAGGCATCTGGTGGCCGAATGAGGATCAACGGGGCTCACAGCCAAGGACGCGATATAGAGTGGGAACCTGCCTCCGGTGGTTTGCTCTGGATCGAAAGGAAGGATCGAGCGTTTCGCGCTGCCTACGACGATCCGCCGGATCGCTTCATCAAAGAAGCCGAGTCGAAGATCAAACTCGCTGCTAGGCGGATGCCGAAGCAGAAAACGGCGGCCAGGCTGATCGTCTTCGGAGGTTTTCGTCGTTCCTTCGCTGAAGCCCAACAGCTGCGGGACCAATTCTGCATCGAAGAAAGAAACCGTGACTGGTCTAGCGTGCCGTCTGATCTCCTTCCCGACGTGGTGGCGATTGAAGTGAGGGCTGTTCACGTCGATCGGGCGACGTGCACTCCTGCTACCTTCATGGGCTTGGCGGAGACGAACGCATCCCTCGGGAAAGAGCAGTACGGTCGGGTCAAGGCGGCCCTAGGCAAGGCGTTCGACGTCAAGCCACCTTCGAGGATTGCCGACCTTGGCCCACCACAGGCAATCACGTACTCTGCAAGCAGGAAGAATACCGAAGGGACTGACCCCAGCAGCTAAAGAGCCGCTTGGGGGAAGAGACGATCACACAAAGTGCATCGGAACATCGAACCTAGAGTGATGTCTCTTGTGGTCGAAGACCGCGCTCGTGGCTCCGACGGGATCGAAGGGATGATGAAGATGAAGACAGTCTCACTTCTCGTCGTGGCACTTTCGCTGTGTCTGGCTATGGCTTCATGCACTGACAAGAAGACGCCGACACCCAAGAACACGGCCTCATGCCCTGACGAAGAGGCTGCGACACCTGAGAGCGCTGCTGACAACGCTTCTGGCGACGGCAGGTACAAGATGGACCGGGATGCGATCGATAATGGCCTTTCTCCGGACCATCGAGTCGGAGCCGGTTGGACGCAACTCATGTGGGCGTCGTTCCGCGGGGATGGAAATTCCGTGAAGCAGCT
Proteins encoded in this window:
- a CDS encoding nucleotidyltransferase domain-containing protein — protein: MDNLQGNGYDPIVTFSEREELVRLVRGAVNAERIVLFGSTARGDSRPDSDVDILVVAKSDLPRFRRAAPIYAAVADLPFEVEALCYTPDEVAEWSGVPESLVATAMREGVVIYEAEA
- a CDS encoding HEPN domain-containing protein → MKQRRDLVAGWMAKAESDLRALAASLSADALDAACFHAQQAAEKALKAYLIHAGVEFPFTHNLSKLAALVASIDPALAHLADAVLPLTPYAVELRYDADFWPDRETADDARERAERVVRDIAAKLA